Proteins found in one Zea mays cultivar B73 chromosome 1, Zm-B73-REFERENCE-NAM-5.0, whole genome shotgun sequence genomic segment:
- the LOC100382939 gene encoding uncharacterized protein LOC100382939, whose product MASPKPQPISCFSLPRSLTSHRRSSLSRLWYSPGRALASQSQLGAPSAGSELLAPRLPPSARRSSPSLLGPRPAPAPSSSFLRAPGRSSALSRGTQNFPRTDLSHSRARCLLPMALGLYRAPSSCAPQFAPARRLLLCSLFCASVASLLRVAPWPSRPCRPELARSRSRPGSLLRSPRSPLSSSIAECSSCCCVLVAFVKLPWNCIRFSCG is encoded by the coding sequence ATGGCCTCGCCAAAACCCCAGCCGATCTCCTGTTTCTCTCTCCCGCGGTCCCTGACTTCCCATCGCCGGAGCTCCCTGTCTCGTCTTTGGTACTCGCCTGGCCGCGCCCTTGCTTCCCAGTCCCAGCTCGGAGCTCCTAGCGCCGGCTCGGAGCTCCTAGCGCCGCGGCTTCCTCCTTCAGCTCGGCGCTCATCTCCCTCTCTGCTCGGACCGCGCCCAGCCCCAGCGCCCTCGTCCTCTTTTCTGCGCGCGCCCGGCCGGAGCTCTGCTCTCTCTCGTGGCACCCAGAATTTCCCCCGCACGGATCTCTCTCACAGCCGCGCCCGCTGCTTGCTCCCCATGGCGCTCGGTCTCTACCGCGCGCCCAGCTCCTGTGCACCGCAGTTCGCCCCAGCTCGGCGTCTGCTTCTCTGCTCCCTATTCTGCGCGTCGGTCGCTTCGCTTCTGCGCGTAGCTCCCTGGCCGTCGCGCCCATGCCGGCCAGAGCTCGCTCGGTCGCGGTCTCGTCCCGGCTCCCTGCTGCGCTCGCCCAGATCGCCGCTGTCGAGTTCCATCGCCGAGTGTAGCTCCTGTTGCTGCGTCCTCGTCGCGTTCGTGAAACTGCCGTGGAATTGCATTCGTTTTTCATGTGGGTAG